The following is a genomic window from Verrucomicrobiales bacterium.
CGCGTGGGAGAAAAGCGGTGCGTCTGCCGAAGCGGGCAGCACCCTGATTCGAGATCCGTTCATCCGGCTTTTTCCCGAGCTGCCTCCCCAAAACGATCCGGTGCGCGCACGCGGGATCTACCTGCTCGATACGCAGCCGGTGCTCGAGGGCGCCGCCTACCAATATTCGCTGGTGAGGTTTTCGCCGGTCACTCGTGAGCCCGTGGAATCGATCCACACCAACCCTGTCACCGTGCCATGAACCGGAAAAGTGTGAGTCAGCATTCAACCCTGTCGCTGGCGGCTCTGGGCGCTCTGATCCTCGGCGGCTGCCTGGCCGTGTGTGGTGGACGGCTTCAAGCCCAGACAGGGTTTGTCCTCGACACCGGTCGCGAGCTGTCGCTCACGGCTGACTTCAATGGCGACGGTATTGAAGACGCCGCTTTGGTGGATCAGGAGTCCGGCGGCGTGTTTGTTGCCATCGGGCTGGCGGACGGCTCTCTTCAGTGGGGTACGCAGCAATCCGCTGGCATGTCCCCGGTCTTGTCCGTTGCGGCCGGCCGATGGGCACAGCTCGGGCGTGATTCCCTGGGTTTAGGCGGGCCCTTGGCAAACCGGATTCATTGGGTGGCGGCGCCCGCTGATCCGGTCTGGGATGAAATGCGCACGATCGATGTCTCGTGGGAAGCCGCGCATGCGGTCGCGGCCATGGATGTGGGCGGTCCGGGAAACACGGCGTTCGACGACTTCCTGATCCTCAGTCGGCCCGGACCGGGCTTGAACTCGGCCTGGACCGCCATGAGGAATCCCGCCGGGGCGCCGACCCTCCCGGTGTTCAACCAGCCGTTTCCGGGGACGCTCGGGCAACTCAACCGAATCGCCATCACTCCGGATAACAAGCGCTATCTCGCCGCTGTTTTCGCCCTCGGATCCCAGACGGAGCTTCGAGCTTGGGATCTCAGTGGTGGAGCGGCGGCGATGGTGACCCGGTTGACGAATCTGCCCCCAGCCACGCGGTATATCAGCGGGCCCTTCGGCCCCGCCAACGAGGTCATGGCCATCGGGTACGGCCTGGGGTCGATGGTCATGCGGGCCGGGCGATTGGATTTACCTGTGCCCGAGGTGCGCACTGTCATTCTGCCTGCTACCCTGACGGCTTCGGTCGGTTCGATCGCCGGCCTGCGAACCATCCCCGGTCCGGGCCGGCCCGACATTCTCGCGTTCGGAACGCTTCCGGGCACGGCGCTGGTGCTGCGGTTCAACGGCGTGGACACCATGAGTATCGCCCAAACCTTGCAGATTCCGGAGGGCGATTTGATCACCGGCATGCTGACGCGTTCGGATGGTGGATTTCAGGTGTTCACCGGTACCGAGGGAAGATCGAGCCAGTTCCATCGCTATCGTCGATCCGGCAGCCAGTACCAATTTGTGGGATCGGGTGTCATGCCCAAACTGAATCAGGCGATGTTGGGCGGGAACGTGTTCCAGTTCGATCGCGAACCGTTCGTGAATCCAAACCCCGGACTGTTGCGCACGCATCGTGTTCCGGACTGGACCAGCCAGTTCGGGCTGGGCGGAATGCCGGTGGAAGTGCAGGTGCTGCGCGAAAGGTTCGGGACATCCGCGCAGGGACTAGATAACCCCGCGGTCTTCCCGGTGGGGCCGGCCCATCCGGATGCAGATTTCGGGCTCGTGAATCAATACCATGAGGCCCTTTCCCTCTTCACCTTTTCACAGACCCTGGGTGATGCGGTGTCGGACGTGACGATACATCCGCCTTCCGGGACCTATCGCAGCGGCGTTCAGGTTCGATTCACGACCGGGCAGCCTGGACATCAGGTGTACTACCGGCTGAGTCAGGCTGCCCCCTGGCAGCTCTATTCGGGCGCTCCACTACACCTGTTCAGTGCGACGACGATTCACTATTACGCCAAACCCGCTCTGGGCAACGCGAAGTCCGCCATTCAAGAAGCAAGTTACGAATTCCTGATTCCGGAAGGCCGGGTGGATTCCGATGCCGATGGAGTGCCGGATTTCGTGGAGCAGCATCTGAATCTGGACCCCGCCGCAGGGGGAGACTCGGATCAGGATACGTTCAGCGACATCGAGGAGATCATCGCGGGAACGGACCCAGCCAATGCCGGATCGATACCCGCGCAACGGCCGGCGTCGCAGTCGGACGCGGGGATGCGGTTCCGGCTGACACCACTGCCGTTTCACCCGGTGAGCGGTTCCGTTACCCAGGCGGCGGTCGGTGTCTCTGTGCGTTTGGTGGGGCTGAACGGGAATCAGGTGGGTTTGGGGGAGGTTGGTGTCAGCTTGATCCAGCCAGGGGGGACGGCGGTGCTGGGGGACGTACGTCCCGACGACGGGCTGCCTTTCCTGGTGATGGCCACGGATCCCCACTTTCCCCTGCGTGGCGAGACGGAGGATCCCATCCACGGCCGCGAGTTGATCGGACTGATGCGAATTCCTCCCCCGGCACAACCTGTGGTGAACTATGCGTACGGTGCCAGCGGAGGCGGATTGGCCGCAGAGGCCCAGGCCTGGATCGCTGCCATGAAAGCCGCAGTGAAGGCAGCGGAGCCCCAGCCGATCGAAAGATCCTTCGGTGCCCGGGATGCACTGGTCGCCCGGCTGTTCGAACGCGGAATATCCCTCGCTCTCGTCTCTCGGGGCCTCAGTGAAGCGGGCAACCTGACACTCTTTCCGTTCCGGATTGCGGAGGCCGGGCGATGGGTTCCTCCCCTGCAAACCTGGAGGGGTGGGGCACGATTCAACGAAACTACCAATCCTCCCGCGCCTTTCGGCGTGGAGGAAATGATGGCGTTCCACGATCTCCTGGCCGCACGGGTGTTGTCGCCGCCCACTCCCGAGTTGCAAGCGCTGGTCACCTTGTGCGAGCAGATCCATCTCCTCAGCGCCCAATCCCACAACGCCGATCCGACGCGATACCCGCTGCCCTTCGACGCGCTCCGCAGCTGGATCTGGTCGGGTGTGCTTCCGGGGGGATATGCGACCGATGTGCCCGGGTTGCCCAGCCTGCTCGAGCCCGCAGAGGCGGGAGTGGCTCAGGCACTGGCGCTGCTCCCATCGAGGCAGCGGATAAATTGGATCCTCCGGGTGCGCGATGACTCCTTCACTGGACCGTGCGCCACGCTGGACACCACCGACGGCACCTCCGGGCCGGTGCATCTGTTCGATTCAAGCGGGGAGGCGTTTTTGTTCCCGGATGGATTTGTCCTCCTTCCCGGCACCCGCGTGCGGGTGGAGGGCTATCCCACCACCGCCAGCGGCCCGTGCGCGGGCACCAAGGTGGAGGTGCTGCAGGCATCACTGGTGTCGCTGCCTGAGTCGGTGGGAGGCGATGCCAACCAAAACGGGGTGCCGGATGACTGGGAACTTCTGTTCCTGGGCGGGCTGATCATGGATCCCTTTCAGGATTCCGATCAGGATCAGGTTTCCGATCTGGAGGAGTTCCTGGGAGGATCGGATCCCCAGGACCCCGGTGCCGTGCCTGCGATTTCGGTTCCCGACGTGACGCCGCCGGAGATCGAGATCGTGGTGACACCCGAGGGTGGGGTGGAGGTGGAGTGGCAAGGCAAGGGGACATTGCCGCCCCAGCTGGCGAACCTGAAGTACGTGGTGCTGAGCGGAGGAGACTTGGAATCCATTGCAACACCAGTGGCTCAGCACTCGGCGAGCGAGGGTGGGCGGGTGGTCTTGCGCTTGCCCGAGGCGGCAGCCGGCACTGCGACGTTCTATCGTCTCAGTCTCTGCTGGGGAGATTGTTCCGGGCGGGATTGATGCCGAGCAAGGGGTGTCAGTCGTAATCCCGGAACGGGGTGATCCGTTCTGTGGTTCAGCGGCGGGGTTCGTCAGCGGCGGGTGTCGTCGGGACGCAGAGCGTGTTCAAACGACGGCATGATCTGAGAAAAATCAACGTGGGTACCGGTGAATTTGCCGATGATGACGGGGAAGGTTTTGCGTCCCCACTTCAACAATTGTTTCTGACGCTCGCGAGAGTTGAATTGCGGGGCCGGGATGTCGCTGATGAAGCGCTCCAATGCGGTGCGGGTTGGGAGCGCAAGCCGCCTCTGCTCGTCTGGTGTGAGTGTGGCGGCTTCGAGAAAATTCAGCGCGGATCCCATGGCGTTGGAGTTCCCAGCAATGCTCTCCAAGACTGTTGCCAGCCGGGTCGCGAAGTCCGGCAGTTCGCGCAACCGCGCGGTGGCTGCCTCACGCGTCTGGCGGGTGCGATACACTCCCGCCAGATCGAGTATTTCCATGAATCCCTGCTCGCTTTGCGGATCGAGCGCGGAGATTTTGGCGAGATGCTCCGGTGTGGTGTCCCGAGCAGTCAGGATTCGGTGGACGAGATCTCGTACACCGAAGCCGGTGTGGACGAGACGATGTCCGACGAACCCCACACAGACGACAAGGCTCAAGGCGGCGAACAGGGTCCACGGCAATCGCAGCCATTGAATGGGAACTCCTGGTATCAGTTTTTGATTGAGGCTCAGGAGCACCAGGAATCCGGTGGCGAAGGGGATGAGGTATATCCCCGGAGTGTAGATCACACGCGGCGTGAATCCGGGCCGCATATACAGGGCGATGAACACGAAGGTAGCGACCGCCAGCGCGACACTCGCGCCGACGGTCAACGTGTAGAGCGCGGGCCGGCCGAGGCGCAACCCGTCGAATCCGCCGCTGGCGGTCATGCAGAGCAGCGCGACCATCAACAGTAGCCACAGCGGAATCAAGCTGAACAGGACCGGTGTCACCCAGCGATCGTCGTTCAAGTGCTTGTCCGCGTAGTCCCAGAGCAGTCGTTGCAACGGCAGTAGGAAAACGAGCGCGGCCAGAGCGACGCACACGTTGCCGATGATTTGATTGACAGGAGAAACGTTCATTTGCCTGCGTTGTTCGGAGTTTCCGAGTCCGCGCGGGTGGCCACCGAGGCATCCGATCCGTCGCGGAGTGTTGCCAGAATGGATTCTCTTACGGATTTGCGCCATTCGACTTTGGTCGTATAGGTCATCATCTGGCGGGGTCTGGGGTCGGACCGCAGCAACTGGTTCGCACGGAAGGCATAAGCTGGTTTTGTGCTTCGAAACTGGGGCTTAGCGGCCGCTTTTGAATCGAAAAAGCAGGGTCTAAGCGCGAGGCGGGCGAGATTTCCCCTCCGAACATGACAGTAGATATCTGAGACTTCGCGGCGGACCGGAACGATGGTTGAGCCGGAGCTCCATTCCTTCGTTTCAACTGAGCATTTGCAGGAAGTTCACGCGCGCTGCCGTCCCGCCCGAGTTTCCGGTGCCAGCAGCAACCGAGGAACTCCATCAAGCGATGATCGCCATTGCAGAACGCCGTATGGACAAGGCTGGCTTGGCTAACCTACTCAGGAGACTCTGCGGCGCTCCTTCGCAAGGAACCTGATCCGTGCGTCAGTCCAAGAGCTGACTGGTGGCACGCCTTTCAGGGTGCTGTTCAATAGGGGGCCCGACAGACCGGGGGTGTCCCTGCGCTCCACGCCCCGGCTTATCTCTATGAACCCCGTGGGTTCTCGACGTCAGACTAACCCCTCCCCACGGCGAGGAACGCGGCTATTCGTTGATAGAATTGGCCGGTCTCGCGCAGCCACCAGACCACCGCATCCCAGATGGGCACCCCGGTGAGAACGGGCAATCCGATCAGCAGCACGAGGAGGTTTCCCAGAACGATGACGACGGCCGAGAAGAAGAACCCTTGGGTGGTGATGTCGCTCTGTTCGGTCTTGAGCGCGTGCCAGGTGAGCGAGAGGTGGAATGCATAGGTGACTCCCAGCAGGAGGTGGAACCAGACCGAGTAGGCCTTCCAGCCCCAGATCCAGTTTCCCAGCCCATAGATTCCCACGAGTAGGATCGTGTAGAGCGGGAAGAAATAAGGGGCTAGGGCGATCAGGAAATTGCTTTTGGTGATGACCACATGGCCGCCGAGCGCTGAGACCCTGAACTTCTTGACCTTGCCGCCGAAGAGCCACGTCCACAGGGCATGCGTGAGTTCGTGGCCGAAGACATACACCCACATCGGCTTGGGCAGCAGCGCATAGATGGTGAACCAACAGGCCGCTCCTCCGGCGGCGGCAATCCAAAAGGGCTTTGACTGTCCCGAGATCATCAGAACTCGCGCCAGCGAGCCGATGGCTCCCACGCAAAGCGGGAAAAGCAGAAATGCCAAGGCTACTTTCAGCCACTTGTTCATGCCGTCCGGCTCAACCCATTCACATTCACGCGCTGATATTAGCCCGGGAGGCGGCCTCGGTCTGCCTAAAAATCTACCGGAACCCCACGCCAAAATCCTTCCCAAGGGCCTGACATCCGCCTACAACCTTTTACATGCGACATATAACCCAGTTTTTCGGCGCACTCAGCTGCGGTCTTCTCCTCGCGGGTGCGGAATTGCGTGCGGACCATCATGAAGAGGGTTTTCAGGACCTTTTTAACGGCAAGGACTTGTCCGGATGGGCCGGCCATCCCAGCCTCTGGTCGGTTCAGGATGGCGTCATCCGCGGCCAGACCAAGCCGGAAGATCCCATCAAGCATAACACCTTTCTGGTTTGGAAGAATGGCACGGTGGACGATTTTGAACTGCGCTTCTCCTACAAGATTGTGACCAATGGCGAGAAGGGGTCGGCGAATTCCGGCTGCCAGTACCGCAGCAAGGTCGCGGATCACGACAAGTTCATCGTCGGGGGCTATCAGGCAGATTTTGAGGCGGGCACCACCTACTCGGGAATTCTCTACGAAGAACGCGGTCGTGGCATCCTGGCCCAGCGCGGACAGGTGACTTTGGTCAAAGCGGATCCGAAGGATCCCAAGAAGACCAAGGTGGAGGTGATCGGCTCGGTCGGAAAGACTGAGGAGATCCAGGCTGGGATCAAAGCCAACGATTGGAATGACTACATTATCATCGCCAAGGGAAACCGCCTGATGCACATCATCAATGGTCGCGTCTCGGCGGATGTGACGGATGAGCAAGCCACTCATGCCGCCAAGTCCGGCGTTCTCGCCTTCCAGTTGCACGCGGGCCCGGCCATGACGGTCGAGTTGAAAAACGTGCGTCTCCGTCCGCTCCACTGAGATTACCAAGACATCGTTCCCTCCTCCTCAATCTTATGTCACGTCTGACTCTCGTGGGCGGAGTTTCCGTCCTGCTCCTCCTGGGGGTGATCGGTTCCGTCGCAGCCGATCGCAACCTGGTGCTGATTGCCGGCAAACCCAGCCATGGACCCTTGGATCACGAGTTCCGGGCGGGCTCGCTGCTGCTGCAGAAGTGCCTGGCCAAGGTTCCAGGATTGCATGTGGAAGTTCATACCAACGGATGGGTGAACGATCCGGCCGTGTTGGACCGGGCCGATGCTGTGATGATCTATGCGGATGGAGGCGGTGGACATCCTGCCATCCAGGGCAATCATCCGGAGCTGCTCAAAAAGCTCGTTCAACGAGGGGCAGGGCTGGCGTTTGCTCATTATGGGGTGGAGGTTCCGGCCACAAACGGCGGAGCCTTGTTTCACGAGTGGATCGGTGGCTACTACGAACACCTCTATTCGGTGAACCCGATGTGGAAGCCTGAATACACCTCCTTTCCCCATCATTCCATTACCCGCGGGGTGAAGGCGTTTGCCGTCACGGATGAATGGTATTTCAACATGCGCTGGCGGCCGGACATGAAGGGCGTGACTCCGATCTTGGTGGCCAAGCCTTCCGACAAAGTCCGCGGCGGCCCGTATGTTTATCCTCCCGGGCCGTACGAGCATATCAAGGCGGCATCCGGTCGGGACGAAGTCATGATGTGGGCCATGCAGCGAGCCGATGGCGGCCGAGGATTCGGATTTACCGGCGGCCACCGACATCTGAACTGGGGCGATGACAATTATCGTCGGGTGGTTCTGAACGCGCTGCTGTGGATCAGCCGGGTGGAAGTTCCTGAAGGCGGAGTGGAATCGTCCGTGACCGAGGACGATCTGATGCAGAATCTCGATCCCAAGACGCCCCGGAAGCCTCCGGTGGCTCCCGCGAAGGCGGCGGCGAAGTAAACTCGGCTGGCCCTACCGCCCCACGCATTATGATCATCGGGATTCCCAAGGAGATCAAGGATCACGAGTATCGGGTGGCCATGCTGCCATCGGCCGCCTACTTGCTGATCCGTCGTGGACACCAGGTCATCGTTCAGGCCGGCGCCGGCATCGGTGCCGGTTACCCGGACGAGGACTATCGCCAGGCCGGCGCCTCCGTGGTCGAGTCGGCTCAGAAGGTCTTTGAGACGGCCGACTTGATCGTAAAGGTCAAGGAGCCCCAAGCGAGCGAGCTGCCGATGCTCCGTCGGGGGCAACTGCTTTTCACCTATCTGCATTTGGCCGCCAGTAAGCCGCTCACCGAAGCCCTGATGCAGTCCGGAGTCACGGCCATCGCCTACGAGACGATTGAGGTGAATCGACGTTTGCCCCTGTTGGAACCGATGAGTGAGATCGCAGGGCGCATGTCGGTTTTGGTCGGCGGTTACTACTTGGCCAAGCACAACGGCGGGAGCGGGGTGCTGCTGGGTGGGGTCCCGGGAGTGCTTCCCGGGAAGGTGGTGGTGTTAGGTGGCGGAGTCTCTGGGATCAACGCGGCTCGCATGGCCACAGGATTGGGGGCGGACGTCACGATCCTGGAGGTCGATGTCGAGAGAATGAGGTTTCTGGACATCACTCTCCATACCGCGCACACTCTGTATTCGAGCGAGGCTCATTTGCTGGAGTTGCTTCCGGCGGTGGATCTGCTGATCGGAGCCGTGTTGGTTCCTGGCGCCAAGGCGCCTAAGCTGATTTCCCGCGAGATGCTGCGACGGATGCGGCCGGGCAGTGTCTTTGTGGACATTGCCATCGACCAGGGTGGATGTGCCGTGACATCGCGGCCAACCACGCATCACAACCCGACTTATGTTGAGGAAGGGGTCATGCACTATTGTGTGGCAAACATGCCCGGGGCTTATGCCCGGACTGCCACGCAGGCGCTGACCAATGTGACCCATCGTTTTGTGGAGCTCCTGGCCGACCACGGATTGACCGAAGCCTGCCAGCGCCAACCGGCGTTGAAGGGTGGGATCAACGTGATGAATGGGCAGGTGACCCACAAAGCGGTGGCGGAAGCCCACGGGCTTTCTTGTTCTGCGGTTTAAACTATTATGGATTCTTTGCCGACAGTGTTGTTGAAACCCGGGGAAGCGGACCGCGTGCTCGCAGGTCATCCCTGGATCTATGAAACGTCGATCCTCCGGATCACTCGTCCCGCGAAGGATGGCGACGTTGTTCAGGTAAAGGATCATCGCCAGCGCTTCCTGGGCACCGGTTTCTTCAATTCCCTTTCCCGGATCCGGGTGCGGGTGATCTCCAACCAGCGTGAAGAGATTAACGACAAGTTCTTCATCCAGCGCATCCGGGCGGCCTTGGCCGTTCGCCAAAGGCATATGCCGAAGGCGACCTCCTTCCGGGTGGTCAACGCGGAGAGCGATCAGCTGAGCGGGCTCATCGTGGACAAGTATGAGGACGTGCTGGTGGTCCAAACCTCCTCCCTCGGGATGGAGCGAAGCAAGCCATCCATCCTTCGCGCGTTGCGTGAGCTGTTCAAACCGCGCTCTATTCTGGAACGGAATGAGATGGCTTCGCGAAAGTTCGAAGGTCTCGAGGATGCGAATGGGGTTTTATTCGGCGATCCTGTGGAGGAGATCCAGATTCGTCTGAACGGCTTGCCGTTTAACATCAATCTGAAGACTGGGCACAAGACGGGCTTGTATCTGGATCAACAAGCCAACTATCAGGCGGTTTCGGCCTTGGCTCGCGGCGGACGCGTGCTCGACTGCTTCAGCTTCCTGGGCGGATTCGCGATTCATGCCGCCAAAGCCGGAGCCAAACAAACGGTTGGCATCGACCAAAGCGAAGATGCCGTCAAAGCCGCGGCTGGAAACGCTACCGCGAATGGCGTGGCTGACCGCTGCAGCTTCGAGGCCGCCAATGTCTTCGATTGGCTCAAAGCCAAGACGGCTCACTCGGCGGAAGCCCCGCTGGTGCCCGACTGGGATCTGATCGTTCTGGATCCCCCGAGCTTCACCCGCAATCGCGCCTCGGTTCCCGATGCGCTGCGGGGGTATAAGGAAATTCACCTTCGGGCCATGAAACTGCTCAAGCCCGGCGGGACCCTGGCCACTTTCTGCTGCTCGCATCACGTCGACGCTACCCTGTTTCAGGACGTCATTCTGGCCGCGGCCTATGACGCTCACAAAGTGTTGCGACGGGTCGCCACTTACTCCCAATCGCCGGACCATCCGATTGTTCCTTCGATCCCGGAGACTGAGTACCTTAAGGGATTCGCCTTCGAGATGCTGAGCTGATCCCACGGTGTTCCCATGGCGACGCTGATTACTGAGATCGAGGTGAGGGATATCCGCTTCCCCACCTCCCGTCAGCTGGATGGGTCGGACGCGATGAATCCGGACCCGGATTACTCCGCCGCCTACGTGATTCTCAAGACCGACCATCCGGCCGGTCTCGCCGGCCATGGGCTCGCGTTCACCATCGGGCGCGGGAACGAGATCGTGGTCAGCGCCATTCAGGCCTTGTCCCCGATGCTGAGAGGCCGAACCCTGGAAAGCTTCACCCGCGATATGGCGGGCTTCTGGCGTTACATTACCGGCGACAGCCAGCTTCGTTGGATTGGTCCAGAGAAGGGTGCCATCCATCTGGCCACAGCCGCCGTGGTGAACGCCGTGTGGGATCTGTGGGCCAAGGTGGAGGGCAAGCCGGTCTGGAAGCTTTTGGTGGACCTGACTCCGGAACAGTTGGTGGCCTGCGTCGACTTTCGGTATGTGACCGACGTGCTGACGCCGGAGGAGGCCATCCGGAGCCTGGCGAAGTTGGCTCCTTCCAAGGCCGAGCGCGAGCAGCGCATGCACCAGGAGGGGTATCCGGCTTACACGACGTCGGCGGGCTGGCTGGGTTACTCGGACGAAAAGTTACGGGGTCTGTGCCGGGAGGCGATTGCTGGGGGATGGACGCATTTCAAGATCAAGGTGGGACGTGACTTGGCAGATGACATCCGTCGCTGCGAAATCATTCGTCAGGAGATCGGCTGGGATCGCCGCCTGATGGTGGATGCGAATCAAGT
Proteins encoded in this region:
- a CDS encoding L-fuconate dehydratase yields the protein MATLITEIEVRDIRFPTSRQLDGSDAMNPDPDYSAAYVILKTDHPAGLAGHGLAFTIGRGNEIVVSAIQALSPMLRGRTLESFTRDMAGFWRYITGDSQLRWIGPEKGAIHLATAAVVNAVWDLWAKVEGKPVWKLLVDLTPEQLVACVDFRYVTDVLTPEEAIRSLAKLAPSKAEREQRMHQEGYPAYTTSAGWLGYSDEKLRGLCREAIAGGWTHFKIKVGRDLADDIRRCEIIRQEIGWDRRLMVDANQVWDVPQAIAWMAELARFQPWWIEEPTSPDDVLGHAAIAKAVAPIGVATGEHCQNRVIFKQLMQAGAIRFCQIDACRLGGINEVLAVMLLAAKFKIPVCPHAGGVGLCEHVQHLSLCDYIAISGSVENRVIEYVDHLHQHFVDPVTMRRGAYLPPSRPGYSTEMRAGSLVEFEFPSGAAWR
- a CDS encoding ThuA domain-containing protein; amino-acid sequence: MSRLTLVGGVSVLLLLGVIGSVAADRNLVLIAGKPSHGPLDHEFRAGSLLLQKCLAKVPGLHVEVHTNGWVNDPAVLDRADAVMIYADGGGGHPAIQGNHPELLKKLVQRGAGLAFAHYGVEVPATNGGALFHEWIGGYYEHLYSVNPMWKPEYTSFPHHSITRGVKAFAVTDEWYFNMRWRPDMKGVTPILVAKPSDKVRGGPYVYPPGPYEHIKAASGRDEVMMWAMQRADGGRGFGFTGGHRHLNWGDDNYRRVVLNALLWISRVEVPEGGVESSVTEDDLMQNLDPKTPRKPPVAPAKAAAK
- the ald gene encoding alanine dehydrogenase, giving the protein MIIGIPKEIKDHEYRVAMLPSAAYLLIRRGHQVIVQAGAGIGAGYPDEDYRQAGASVVESAQKVFETADLIVKVKEPQASELPMLRRGQLLFTYLHLAASKPLTEALMQSGVTAIAYETIEVNRRLPLLEPMSEIAGRMSVLVGGYYLAKHNGGSGVLLGGVPGVLPGKVVVLGGGVSGINAARMATGLGADVTILEVDVERMRFLDITLHTAHTLYSSEAHLLELLPAVDLLIGAVLVPGAKAPKLISREMLRRMRPGSVFVDIAIDQGGCAVTSRPTTHHNPTYVEEGVMHYCVANMPGAYARTATQALTNVTHRFVELLADHGLTEACQRQPALKGGINVMNGQVTHKAVAEAHGLSCSAV
- a CDS encoding chitobiase/beta-hexosaminidase C-terminal domain-containing protein, which translates into the protein MNRKSVSQHSTLSLAALGALILGGCLAVCGGRLQAQTGFVLDTGRELSLTADFNGDGIEDAALVDQESGGVFVAIGLADGSLQWGTQQSAGMSPVLSVAAGRWAQLGRDSLGLGGPLANRIHWVAAPADPVWDEMRTIDVSWEAAHAVAAMDVGGPGNTAFDDFLILSRPGPGLNSAWTAMRNPAGAPTLPVFNQPFPGTLGQLNRIAITPDNKRYLAAVFALGSQTELRAWDLSGGAAAMVTRLTNLPPATRYISGPFGPANEVMAIGYGLGSMVMRAGRLDLPVPEVRTVILPATLTASVGSIAGLRTIPGPGRPDILAFGTLPGTALVLRFNGVDTMSIAQTLQIPEGDLITGMLTRSDGGFQVFTGTEGRSSQFHRYRRSGSQYQFVGSGVMPKLNQAMLGGNVFQFDREPFVNPNPGLLRTHRVPDWTSQFGLGGMPVEVQVLRERFGTSAQGLDNPAVFPVGPAHPDADFGLVNQYHEALSLFTFSQTLGDAVSDVTIHPPSGTYRSGVQVRFTTGQPGHQVYYRLSQAAPWQLYSGAPLHLFSATTIHYYAKPALGNAKSAIQEASYEFLIPEGRVDSDADGVPDFVEQHLNLDPAAGGDSDQDTFSDIEEIIAGTDPANAGSIPAQRPASQSDAGMRFRLTPLPFHPVSGSVTQAAVGVSVRLVGLNGNQVGLGEVGVSLIQPGGTAVLGDVRPDDGLPFLVMATDPHFPLRGETEDPIHGRELIGLMRIPPPAQPVVNYAYGASGGGLAAEAQAWIAAMKAAVKAAEPQPIERSFGARDALVARLFERGISLALVSRGLSEAGNLTLFPFRIAEAGRWVPPLQTWRGGARFNETTNPPAPFGVEEMMAFHDLLAARVLSPPTPELQALVTLCEQIHLLSAQSHNADPTRYPLPFDALRSWIWSGVLPGGYATDVPGLPSLLEPAEAGVAQALALLPSRQRINWILRVRDDSFTGPCATLDTTDGTSGPVHLFDSSGEAFLFPDGFVLLPGTRVRVEGYPTTASGPCAGTKVEVLQASLVSLPESVGGDANQNGVPDDWELLFLGGLIMDPFQDSDQDQVSDLEEFLGGSDPQDPGAVPAISVPDVTPPEIEIVVTPEGGVEVEWQGKGTLPPQLANLKYVVLSGGDLESIATPVAQHSASEGGRVVLRLPEAAAGTATFYRLSLCWGDCSGRD
- a CDS encoding class I SAM-dependent rRNA methyltransferase, encoding MDSLPTVLLKPGEADRVLAGHPWIYETSILRITRPAKDGDVVQVKDHRQRFLGTGFFNSLSRIRVRVISNQREEINDKFFIQRIRAALAVRQRHMPKATSFRVVNAESDQLSGLIVDKYEDVLVVQTSSLGMERSKPSILRALRELFKPRSILERNEMASRKFEGLEDANGVLFGDPVEEIQIRLNGLPFNINLKTGHKTGLYLDQQANYQAVSALARGGRVLDCFSFLGGFAIHAAKAGAKQTVGIDQSEDAVKAAAGNATANGVADRCSFEAANVFDWLKAKTAHSAEAPLVPDWDLIVLDPPSFTRNRASVPDALRGYKEIHLRAMKLLKPGGTLATFCCSHHVDATLFQDVILAAAYDAHKVLRRVATYSQSPDHPIVPSIPETEYLKGFAFEMLS
- a CDS encoding DUF1080 domain-containing protein, whose protein sequence is MRHITQFFGALSCGLLLAGAELRADHHEEGFQDLFNGKDLSGWAGHPSLWSVQDGVIRGQTKPEDPIKHNTFLVWKNGTVDDFELRFSYKIVTNGEKGSANSGCQYRSKVADHDKFIVGGYQADFEAGTTYSGILYEERGRGILAQRGQVTLVKADPKDPKKTKVEVIGSVGKTEEIQAGIKANDWNDYIIIAKGNRLMHIINGRVSADVTDEQATHAAKSGVLAFQLHAGPAMTVELKNVRLRPLH